The Salvelinus namaycush isolate Seneca unplaced genomic scaffold, SaNama_1.0 Scaffold3184, whole genome shotgun sequence sequence ATTCAAAACACATCTCATGTTGCTTGACTAgtgaccctgtttatcaacaggggctctgtagtacctaatgttctggtgaccctgtttatcaacaggggctctgtagtacctaatgttctggtgaccctgtttatcaacaggggctctgtagtacctaatgttctggtgaccctgtttatcaacaggggctctgtagtacctaatgttctggtgaccctgtttatcaacaggggctctgtagtacctaatgttctggtgaccctgtttatcaacaggggctctgtagtacctaatgttctggtgaccctgtttatcaacaggggctctgtagtacctaatgttctggtgaccctgtttatcaacaggggctctgtagtacctaatgttctggtgaccctgtttatcaacaggggctctgtagaacctaatgttctggtgaccctgtttatcaacaggggctctgtagtacctaatgttctggtgaccctgtttatcaacaggggctctgtagtacctaatgttctggtgaccctgtttatcaacaggggctctgtagtacctaatgttctggtgaccctgtttatcaacaggggctctgtagaacctaatgttctggtgaccctgtttatcaacaggggctctgtagtacctaatgttctggtgaccctgtttatcaacaggggctctgtagaacctaatgttctggtgaccctgtttatcaacaggggctctgtagtacctaatgttctggtgaccctgtttatcaacaggggctctgtagtacctaatgttctggtgaccctgtttatcaacaggggctctgtagtacctaatgttctggtgaccctgtttatcaacaggggctctgtagtacctaatgttctggtgaccctgtttatcaacaggggctctgtagaacctaatgttctggtgaccctgtttatcaacaggggctctgtagaacctaatgttctggtgaccctgtttatcaacaggggctctgtagtacctaatgttctggtgaccctgtttatcaacaggggctctgtagtacctaatgttctggtgaccctgtttatcaacaggggctctgtagaacctaatgttctggtgaccctgtttatcaacaggggctctgtagtacctaatgttctggtgaccctgtttatcaacaggggctctgtagaacctaatgttctggtgaccctgtttatcaacaggggctctgtagtacctaatgttctggtgaccctgtttatcaacaggggctctgtagaacctaatgttctggtgaccctgtttatcaacaggggctctgtagtacctaatgttctggtgaccctgtttatcaacaggggctctgtagaacctaatgttctggtgaccctgtttatcaacaggggctctgtagaacctaatgttctggtgaccctgtttatcaacaggggctctgtagtacctaatgttctggtgaccctgtttatcaacaggTGCTCTGTAGAACCTaatgttctggtgaccctgtttatcaacaggggctctgtagtacctaatgttctggtgaccctgtttatcaacaggggctctgtagaacctaatgttctggtgaccctgtttatcaacaggggctctgtagaacctaatgttctggtgaccctgtttatcaacaggggctctgtagtacctaatgttctggtgaccctgtttatcaacaggggctctgtagtacctaatgttctggtgaccctgtttatcaacaggggctctgtagaacctaatgttctggtgaccctgtttatcaacaggggctctgtagtacctaatgttctggtgaccctgtttatcaacaggggctctgtagcacctaatgttctggtgaccctgtttatcaacaggggctctgtagaacctaatgttctggtgaccctgtttatcaacaggggctctgtagtacctaatgttctggtgaccctgtttatcaacaggggctctgtggtacctaatgttctggtgaccctgtttatcaacaggggctctgtagtacctaatgttctggtgaccctgtttatcaacaggggctctgtagtacctaatgttctggtgaccctgtttatcaacaggggctctgtagaacctaatgttctggtgaccctgtttatcaacaggggctctgtagtacctaatgttctggtgaccctgtttatcaacaggggctctgtagaacctaatgttctggtgaccctgtttatcaacaggggctctgtagtacctaatgttctggtgaccctgtttatcaacaggggctctgtagtacctaatgttctggtgaccctgtttatcaacaggggctctgtagaacctaatgttctggtgaccctgtttatcaacaggggctctgtagtacctaatgttctggtgaccctgtttatcaacaggggctctgtagaacctaatgttctggtgaccctgtttatcaacaggggctctgtagtacctaatgttctggtgaccctgtttatcaacaggggctctgtagtacctaatgttctggtgaccctgtttatcaacaggggctctgtagaacctaatgttctggtgaccctgtttatcaacaggggctctgtagtacctaatgttctggtgaccctgtttatcaacaggggctctgtagtacctaatgttctggtgaccctgtttatcaacaggggctctgtagtacctaatgttctggtgaccctgtttatcaacaggggctctgtagtacctaatgttctggtgaccctgtttatcaacaggggctctgtagaacctaatgttctggtgaccctgtttatcaacaggggctctgtagtacctaatgttctggtgaccctgtttatcaacaggggctctgtagaacctaatgttctggtgaccctgtttatcaacaggggctctgtagaacctaatgttctggtgaccctgtttatcaacaggggctctgtagtacctaatgttctggtgaccctgtttatcaacaggggctctgtagtacctaatgttctggtgaccctgtttatcaacaggggctctgtagaacctaatgttctggtgaccctgtttatcaacaggggctctgtagtacctaatgttctggtgaccctgtttatcaacaggggctctgtggtacctaatgttctggtgaccctgtttatcaacaggggctctgtagtacctaatgttctggtgaccctgtttatcaacaggggctctgtagaacctaatgttctggtgaccctgtttatcaacaggggctctgtagtacctaatgttctggtgaccctgtttatcaacaggggctctgtagtacctaatgttctggtgaccctgtttatcaacaggggctctgtagtacctaatgttctggtgaccctgtttatcaacaggggctctgtggtacctaatgttctggtgaccctgtttatcaacaggggctctgtagtacctaatgttctggtgaccctgtttatcaacaggggctctgtagaacctaatgttctggtgaccctgtttatcaacaggggctctgtagtacctaatgttctggtgaccctgtttatcaacaggggctctgtagtacctaatgttctggtgaccctgtttatcaacaggggctctgtagtacctaatgttctggtgaccctgtttatcaacaggggctctgtagaacctaatgttctggtgaccctgtttatcaacaggggctctgtagaacctaatgttctggtgaccctgtttatcaacaggggctctgtagtacctaatgttctggtgaccctgtttatcaacaggggctctgtagtacctaatgttctggtgaccctgtttatcaacaggggctctgtggtacctaatgttctggtgaccctgtttatcaacaggggctctgtagtacctaatgttctggtgaccctgtttatcaacaggggctctgtggtacctaatgttctggtgaccctgtttatcaacaggggctctgtggtacctaatgttctggtgaccctgtttatcaacaggggctctgtagtacctaatgttctggtgaccctgtttatcaacaggggctctgtggtacctaatgttctggtgaccctgtttatcaacaggggctctgtggtacctaatgttctggtgaccctgtttatcaacaggggctctgtagtacctaatgttctggtgaccctgtttatcaacaggggctctgtagaacctaatgttctggtgaccctgtttatcaacaggggctctgtagtacctaatgttctggtgaccctgtttatcaacaggggctctgtagtacctaatgttctggtgaccctgtttatcaacaggggctctgtagtacctaatgttctggtgaccctgtttatcaacaggggctctgtggtacctaatgttctggtgaccctgtttatcaacaggggctctgtagtacctaatgttctggtgaccctgtttatcaacaggggctctgtagaacctaatgttctggtgaccctgtttatcaacaggggctctgtagtacctaatgttctggtgaccctgtttatcaacaggggctctgtagtacctaatgttctggtgaccctgtttatcaacaggggctctgtagtacctaatgttctggtgaccctgtttatcaacaggggctctgtagaacctaatgttctggtgaccctgtttatcaacaggggctctgtagtacctaatgttctggtgaccctgtttatcaacaggggctctgtagtacctaatgttctggtgaccctgtttatcaacaggggctctgtagaacctaatgttctggtgaccctgtttatcaacaggggctctgtagtacctaatgttctggtgaccctgtttatcaacaggggctctgtagtacctaatgttctggtgaccctgtttatcaacaggggctctgtagtacctaatgttctggtgaccctgtttatcaacaggggctctgtagaacctaatgttctggtgaccctgtttatcaacaggggctctgtagaacctaatgttctggtgaccctgtttatcaacaggggctctgtagaacctaatgttctggtgaccctgtttatcaacaggggctctgtagtacctaatgttctggtgaccctgtttatcaacaggggctctgtagtacctaatgttctggtgaccctgtttatcaacaggggctCTGTAGAACCTAATGTTCTTGTTTTCAGCCTGAGAACATCATGCTGTTGGATAAGAACGTCGATCTACCACGCATCAAGCTCATAGACTTTGGTCTGGCTCATAAGATGGACCAGGTCGGGACGGACTTTAAAAAGATCTTTGGAACACCTGAATTTGTGGGTAAGTATTTCAAGACATTGAGGAGGACACCATGTATACCAGGCTTCATCTACATTTTATTGACTGATATTTAATAATAGACTATGTTGGAGAGAATGTGTAGTGTTGTATCATTGTGTAGTGTTGTcattgtgtagtgtagtgttgtgtcattgtgtagtgttgtcattgtgtagtgtagtgttgtgtcattgtgtagtgttgtgtcattgtgtagtgtagtgttgtgtcattgtgtagtgttgtgtcattgtgtagtgtagtgttgtgtcattgtgtagtgttgtcattgtgtagtgtagtgttgtgtcattgtgtagtgttgtgtcattgtgtagtgtagtgttgtgtcattgtgtagtcttgtgtcattgtgttgtgtcattgtgttgtgttgtcattgtgttgtgtagtgtagtgttgtagtcttgtgtcattgtgtagtgttgtgttgtagtgtagtgttgtgtcattgtgtagttttgtgttgtagtgttgtcattgtgtagtgttgtgtcattgtgtagtgttgtcattgtgtagtgttgtcattgtgtagtgtagtgttgtgtcattgtgtagtgttgtcattgtgtagtgtagtgttgtgtcattgtgtagtgttgtgtcattgtgtagtgtagtgttgtgtcattgtgtagtgttgtgtcattgtgtagtgtagtgttgtgtcattgtgtagtgttgtcattgtgtagtgtagtgttgtgtcattgtgtagtgttgtgtcattgtgtagtgtagtgttgtgtcattgtgtagtgttgtgtcattgtgtagtgtagtgttgtagtgttgtatcattgtgtagtgttgtgtcattgtgtagtgttgtgtcattgtgtagtgtagtgttgtagtgttgtatcattgtgtagtgttgtgtcattgtgtagtgttgtgtcattgtgtagtgttgtgtcattgtgtagtgtagtgttgtagtgttgtatcattgtgtagtgttgtgtcattgtgtagtgttgtgtcattgtgtagtgtagtgttgtagtgttgtatcattgtgtagtgttgtcattgtgtagtgttgtgtcagtgtgtagtgttgtcgttgtgtagtgtgttgtgataatgtgtatgtattgtgataatgtgtatgtattgtgtagtggagagactgtagtgtgttgtgataatgtgtatgtattgtgataatgtgtatgtattgtgtagtggagagactgtagtgtgttgtgataatgtgtatgtattgtgataatgtgtatgtattgtgtagtggagagACTGTAGTGTGTTGTGATAATGTGTATGCATTGTGATAATGTGTATGTATTGTGATAATGTGTATGTATTGTGATAATGTGTATGTATTGTGATAATgtgtatgtattgtgtagtggagagACTGTAGTGTGTTGTGATAATGTGTATGTATTGTGATAATGTGTATGTATTGTGATAATGTGTATGCATTGTGATAATGTGTATGTATTGTGATAATGTGTATGTATTGTGATAATGTGTATGTATTGTGATAATgtgtatgtattgtgtagtggagagactgtagtgtgttgtgataatgtgtatgtattgtgataatgtgtatgtattgtgtagtggagagACTGTAGTGTGTTGTGATAATGTGTATGCATTGTGATCATGTGTATGTATTGTGATAATGTGTATGTATTGTGATAATGTGTATGTATTGTGATAATgtgtatgtattgtgtagtggagagactgtagtgtgttgtgataatgtgtatgtattgtgataatgtgtatgtattgtgtagtggagagACTGTAGTGTGTTGTGATAATGTGTATGTATTGTGATAATGTGTATGTATTGTGTAAGTATTGTGACAATGTAGTGTTGTGAtaatgtgtatgtgttgtgtagtggAGAGACTGTAGTGTTGTGATAATGTGTATGTATTGTGATAATGTGTATgtattgtgtatttattgtgataATGTAGTGTTGTGATAATGTGTATGTGTTGTGCAGTGGAGAGACTGTAGTGTGTTGTGATAATgtgtatgtattgtgtagtggagagactgtagtgtgttgtgataatgtgttgtgataatgtgtatgtattgtgtagtggagagactgtagtgtgttgtgataatgtgtatgtattgtgataatgtgtatgtattgtgtagtggagagACTGTAGTGTGTTGTGATAATGTGTATGCATTGTGATAATGTGTATGTATTGTGATAATGTGTATGTATTGTGATAATGTGTATGTATTGTGATAATgtgtatgtattgtgtagtggagagactgtagtgtgttgtgataatgtgtatgtattgtgataatgtgtatgtattgtgtagtggagagACTGTAGTGTGTTGTGATAATGTGTATGTATTGTGATAATGTGTATGTATTGTGACAATGTAGTGTTGTGAtaatgtgtatgtgttgtgtagtggAGAGACTGTAGTGTTGTGATAATGTGTATGTATTGTGATATTGTGATAATGTGTATgtattgtgtatttattgtgataatgtgtatgtgttgtgtagtggagagactgtagtgtgttgtgataatgtgtatgtattgtgtagtggagagactgtagtgtgttgtgataatgtgtatgtgttgtgataatgtgtatgtattgtgtagtggagagactgtagtgtgttgtgataatgtgtatgtattgtgataatgtgtatgtattgtgtagtggagagactgtagtgtgttgtgataatgtgtatgtattgtgataatgtgtatgtattgtgataatgtgtatgtattgtgtagtggagagactgtagtgtgttgtgataatgtgtatgtgttgtgtagtggAGAGACTGTAGTGTGTTGTGATAATGTGTATGTATTGTGATAATGTAGTGTTGTGATAATGTGTATTTCCAGCTCCAGAAGTCGTCAACTATGAGCCTCTGGGTTTAGAAGCAGACATGTGGTAAGAGCTGATAACTACCTCATTGGTTTAATTTATACAACATGCTTTCACAGATGCACACATTgatacacacacatagagactTACTTAGGCAAGTCATCTaacaacacattcttatttacaatgacggcctaggaacagtgggttaactgcctcattcaggggcagaacgacagattttaaccttgtcagctcggggattcaatcttgcaacctttcggttactagtccaacgctctaacccctaggctacctgctggttactagtccaacgctctaaccactaggctacctgctggttactggcccaacgctctaaccactaggctacctgctggttactagtccaacgctctaaccactagactacctgctggttactagtccaacgctctaaccactaggctacctgctggtcactagtccaacactctaaccactaggctacctgctggtcactagtccaacactctaaccactagactacctgctggttactagtccaacgctctaaccactaggctacctgctggttactagtccaacgctctaaccactaggctacctgctggttactggcccaactctctaaccactagactacctgctggttactagtccaacattctaaccactaggctacctgctagttactggccaacactctaaccactaggctacctgctggatactggcccaacgctctaaccactaggctacctgctggttactggcccaacgctctaaccactaggctacctgctggtctaaccactaggctacctgctggtcactagtccaacgctctaaccactaggctacctgctggttactggcccaacgctctaaccactaggctacctgctggtctaaccactaggctacctgctggtcactagtccaacgctctaaccactaggctacctgtcaccccacTGTGAGACACACAGATAGATACAcagatagatatacacacacacacacacacacacacacacacacacacacacacacacacacacacactaccagtttgaacacacctactcattcaaggggatttcttttatttttattattttgtagaataatagtgaagacatcaaaacgatgaaataacacatatggaatcatgtagtaaccaaacaagtgttaaacaaatcaaaatatattttagattcttcaaagtagccaccctttgccttgatgacagctttgcacacttggcattccctcaaccagcttcacctggaatgcttttccaacagtcttgaaggagttatgctgaacacttgttggctgcttttccttccctctgcggtccaactcatcccaaaccatctcaattgggttgagatcgggggattgtggaggccaggtcatctgatgcagcactccatcactctccttcttagtcaaatagcccttacacagcctggaggtgtgttgggtcaatgccatgttgaaaaacaaatgattgtcccactaagctcaaaccagatggatgacgtatcgctgcagaatgctgtggtagccatgctggttaagtgtgccttgaattctaaataaatcacaggcagtgtcaccagcaaagcaccatcacacctcctcctcctccatgcttcacggtgggaaccacacatgcagagatcatctgttcatctactctgcgtctcacaaagacatggtggttggaacaaaaaatctcaaatttgactcatcagaccaacgggcagattttcaccggtctaatgtccattggtcgtgtttcttggcccaagcaagtctcttcttcttattggtgtcctttagtagtggtttctttgcagcaatttgaccatgaaggcctgattcacgcagtctcctctgaacagttgatgttgagatgtgtctgttacttgaaatctgtgaagcatttatttgggctgcaatctgaggctggtaactctaatgaacttatccaactttgcagcagaggtaactctgggtcttccattcctgtggcggtcctcatgagagccagtttcatcatagcgcttggtggtttttgcgactgctcttgaagaaactttataagttcttgacattttccggattgactgaccttcatgtcttaaagtaatgatggactgtcgtttctctttgcttatttgagctgttcttgcaataacATGGACTTGTTTcttaaccaaatagggctgtcttctgtataccacccctaccttgtcacaacacaactgattggctcaaattagaaggaaagaaattccacaaattaacttttaacaaggcacacctgttaattgaaatgcattccaggtgactaactcatgaagctggttgacagaatgccaagagtgtgccaagctgtcatcaaggcaaagggtggctactttgaagaatctcaaatataaaatatattttgattagggtggctactttgaagaatctcaaatctaaaatatattttgattagggtggctactttgaagaatctaaaatatattttgatttgtttaacacttctttggttactacatgactccatgtgttttatttaatacgttttgatgtcttcactattattctacaatgtagaaaatagtacaaataaagaaaaacccttttgactggtattgtagaTACACACATAGATACGCACACAGATATagatacagatacacacacacatagatacacacacagattgatacacacacagatagatacacacacacatagatacacacacacatagatacacacacatagatacacacacagatagatacacacacacatagatacacacacacatagatacacacacatagatagacacacacacagatagataaacacatatatagatacacactcatagatagacacacacacagatagatacacacacagatagatacacactcatagatagacacacacacatagatagataaacacatatatagatacacaCATAGATAGATACACacatagatatacacacacatagatatacacacagatatagatatatatacacaGATAGATACAGATACATAGATATACACTCATAGATAGATACACACATATAGATACAGATACATAGATATACACATATAGATACAGATACATAGATATACACAGATAGATACACACATATAGATACAGATACATAGATATAcactcacagatacacacagacgcCGTGTGTTCCATCCACCAACCTCACTACAGATACATAGATACACACATATAGATACAGATACATAGATATACACATATAGATACACACAGACGCCGTGTGTTCCATCCACCAACCTCACTACAGATATAACACCAGTACCGTCGACAGGCTGTGAATCATTTCATCAGATGAACCTTGtgttctcctcttctgtcccaGGAGCATCGGAGTCATCACCTACATACTGTAAGTAGAAACGGTGAAAACCTCTTTAGAAATACATGTATTGATCGGACAGTTTGGACGGTGTCTGTAATGACTCTTTGTTTTCAGGCTGAGCGGAGCATCGCCGTTCCTTGGTGACTCAAAGCAGGAGACGCTAGGGAACATCTCAGCCATAGCCTACGAGTTTGATGACGAGTTGTTCAGCAGGACCAGTGAGCTGGCCAAAAGCTTTATACGACAACTACTGGAGAAAGACACCAGGTTAGCGGTTAGAGTCAGTTCTCACCTGGAGGCAGGCTGGAGGTCAGATGAGAATGAAGACCAGTATGTAGAGTTCTGAGCTAGCCAGCTGCAGAGGAGAGATCTGAACCTGGGAGTGTCAGTGCTGATGCGATTAATCAAAATGTAGGTTCTTTTTcagtttttaaacaactaattgaccgactTCGGtaaaattatttgaattccattttctTCAGGGTTTTCCTGTGAGCTCAATGAGCACATTGTGTAGTTTCTCTGGAGATGAATCAGATCAAGCCCagactgtgtgatgtagtagggagttgtagtttccaacaggccaataatTCTACATAGTTTAAGTGCAGAAAACAtagtaattaactacaatgaccataatccattgcgcgccTCCTTGTCCGGTCTGTGTGTTTCTTTTAGTGTGGGGCAGACACACAAAAAATGCACGAGATAGAGGGCAGTTTTTTCACAAGTTATCTTAACCTGAAAATACATCATCCAAGTCATTGATAGTTgctattcagcagtcataaaagccttatttactttgaagaactagtaaaACAGTGAtgttgtcagacagcagctctacagagATGAGATGAAATAATACagtcatcaaataaaactaaTGTAATAAACATACTGAAATATTAACGTGAATAAAGGATGGTTAATAAATGATCGGCAGTAATGGACAGTCACGACCATCATGGGACTATGatgaattgttttattctgtgttgtaaCAGcgttcaacccacataatgcatagcgcatttcattatttaaaaaaaaatctacaccGAAAACAAGattatttttttataatcaaaccgaaacgacctcaaaaagcactgaTTGCTCAGCGCTAGTGTGTGTTACTTAACATCAATcgatcacatttatttataaagcccttcttacatcagctgatatctcaaagtgctgtacagaaacccagcctaaaaccacaaacagcaagcaatgcaggtgtagaagcacggtggctaggaaaaactccctagaaaggccaaaacctaggaagaaaccttgagaggaaccaggctatgaggggtggccagtcctcttctggctgtgccggatggagattataacagaatatggccaagatgttcaaatgttcatagatgaccagcagggtcaaataataatcacagtggttgtagagggtcagcacctcaggagtaaatgtcaattggctttttATACCCAAGcgttcagagttagagacagcaggtga is a genomic window containing:
- the LOC120040004 gene encoding death-associated protein kinase 2-like isoform X1; the encoded protein is MLLDKNVDLPRIKLIDFGLAHKMDQVGTDFKKIFGTPEFVAPEVVNYEPLGLEADMWSIGVITYILLSGASPFLGDSKQETLGNISAIAYEFDDELFSRTSELAKSFIRQLLEKDTRKRLTIHGALKHPWIQPLDSRQALVKRQSVVNLENFRRQYARRRWKLSFRIVSLCNHLTRMMKKGHPKLAAQDERDCESDQETDMIMKKRPRTRKRSNTS
- the LOC120040004 gene encoding death-associated protein kinase 2-like isoform X2, whose protein sequence is MLLDKNVDLPRIKLIDFGLAHKMDQVGTDFKKIFGTPEFVAPEVVNYEPLGLEADMWSIGVITYILLSGASPFLGDSKQETLGNISAIAYEFDDELFSRTSELAKSFIRQLLEKDTRKRLTIHGALKHPWIQPLDSRQALVKRQSVVNLENFRRQYARRRWKLSFRIVSLCNHLTRMMKKGHPKLAAQDEEHLPTWVIER